The proteins below come from a single Gossypium raimondii isolate GPD5lz chromosome 2, ASM2569854v1, whole genome shotgun sequence genomic window:
- the LOC105789371 gene encoding syntaxin-22, whose protein sequence is MSFRDLEARRPLVSRQNLINGKQDATQAVASGIFQINTAVSTFQRLVNALGTPKDTPELREKLHKTRLHIGQLVKDTSAKLKQASETDHSAGISASKKVADAKLAKDFQAVLKEFQKAQRLAAERETSYAPSVPKAVLPSSYSADEVDVGSDGGAVQQAFLLESRRQKVLLLDNEITFNEAVIEEREQGIQEIQQQIGEVNEIFKDLAVLVHEQGTMIDDIGTHIENSRAATVQAKSQLAKAAKTQRSNSSLTCLLMVIFGIVILIVVILLVV, encoded by the exons ATGAGCTTTCGAGATCTGGAAGCCAGACGGCCATTGGTGTCGAGGCAAAACCTGATCAACGGCAAGCAAGACGCCACGCAAGCAGTGGCCTCTGGCATTTTCCAGATCAACACAGCAGTCTCCACCTTTCAGCGGCTCGTCAACGCTCTCGGTACTCCTAAGGATACGCCTGAGCTCCGAGAAAAGCT GCATAAAACAAGGCTACATATTGGGCAATTAGTGAAGGACACTTCGGCTAAACTTAAACAAGCTAGTGAAACAGATCACAGTGCCGGAATTAGT gCCAGCAAGAAGGTAGCAGATGCTAAACTTGCAAAAGATTTTCAAGCAGTTTTGAAAGAGTTTCAGAAGGCTCAACGACTTGCAGCTGAAAGGGAAACATCATACGCTCCATCTGTTCCCAAGGCAGTTCTTCCTTCAAG TTACTCGGCTGATGAGGTAGATGTAGGTTCAGATGGAGGGGCTGTACAGCAAGCCTTTCTTCTGGAATCAAGAAG ACAGAAGGTTTTGCTGTTGGATAATGAGATCACATTTAATGAGGCTGTCATTGAAGAAAGAGAACAAGGAATTCAAGAAATTCAGCAGCAAATTGGTGAGGTGAATGAGATCTTCAAAGATCTCGCAGTGCTAGTACATGAGCAAGGAACTATGATTG ATGACATTGGGACTCATATCGAGAATTCACGGGCTGCCACTGTACAGGCTAAATCCCAACTTGCGAAAGCTGCAAAGACTCAGAGATCAAATTCTTCCCTG ACCTGCTTGCTTATGGTGATATTTGGAATCGTGATTCTGATTGTGGTCATACTACTAGTAGTCTAA
- the LOC105789373 gene encoding uncharacterized protein LOC105789373, which produces MATLIHRTLSHSHKTLHLRFFSQAALALDQSSSPSPLTYLEGFPKPDPKYAETILAIPRSTSGKNISAKERKVGRVPSIVFEQEDGQHGGNKRLISVQTNQIRKLVKHLGQSFFLSRLFDLEVRSEFGTGDLIEKVRVLPRMLHLHAGTDAPLNVTFIRAPSNALLKVDIPLVFRGEDVCPGIRKGLFLNTIKRTVKFLCPPDIIPPYIDVDLSELDGGQKLLVGDLKVHPALKFLRSKDEPVCKIMGARVSDQQRKK; this is translated from the exons ATGGCTACGTTAATCCACCGTACACTATCCCATTCCCACAAAACCCTTCATCTCCGTTTCTTCTCTCAAGCCGCTCTTGCTTTAGACCAATCATCTTCACCATCTCCATTAACCTACCTTGAAGGGTTCCCCAAACCTGACCCTAAATACGCCGAGACTATTCTCGCCATTCCACGTTCTACCTCCGGCAAAAACATCTCTGCCAAAGAAAGGAAAGTGGGTCGAGTCCCAAGCATCGTTTTCGAACAAGAAGATGGTCAACATGGAGGCAATAAGAGACTCATATCTGTTCAAACTAATCAGATCAGAAAACTGGTTAAGCATCTGGGTCAATCGTTTTTTCTCTCTAGGCTTTTTGATCTTGAAGTTCGATCGGAGTTTGGGACTGGTGATTTGATTGAAAAAGTTCGGGTTCTTCCTAGAATG CTTCATTTGCATGCGGGGACTGATGCACCTCTTAATGTAACCTTCATACGGGCACCTTCCAATGCTTTGCTGAAAGTGGATATTCCTCTTGTGTTTAGAGGAGAAGATGTATGCCCTGGAATAAGGAAAG gGTTGTTCTTGAATACTATCAAGAGAACCGTTAAGTTCCTATGCCCGCCAGACATTATTCCTCCATATATTGATGTTGATTTAAGCGAGTTGGATGGTGGTCAGAAGTTATTAGTAGGAGACCTCAAGGTTCATCCTGCTCTAAAGTTTCTTCGGTCGAAAGACGAGCCAGTTTGTAAGATTATGGGAGCTAGAGTTTCGgaccaacaaaggaagaaataa
- the LOC105789372 gene encoding binding partner of ACD11 1 isoform X1 has product MASIKTIKVSNISLEATERDIKEFFSFSGDIEYVEMQRGDEVSQIAYITFKDLQGAETAVLLSGATIVGLSVSISLSPDYKLPPAAFAPPPATQNKTADSTIRKAEDVVTGMLAKGFILGKDTINKAKTFDEKHQLTSTASAKVASFDKKIGFTEKIQAGTTVITDKVKEMDQKFLVSEKTKSAFATAEQKVSGAGSAIMKNKYISAGATWVTDAFNKVAKAAGDVGQKTKEKVGAAEEERKRKVVDDFAQIHLSESPKDSASSKQPSKPAPAQGLIL; this is encoded by the exons ATGGCCTCG ATTAAGACCATTAAAGTCAGCAATATTTCTTTAGAAGCAACCGAGCGAGACATCAAAgagttcttttccttttctggTGATATTGAATATGTTGAAATGCAGAG AGGTGATGAAGTGTCTCAAATTGCATATATTACTTTCAAGGATTTGCAAGGAGCAGAGACCGCTGTTCTTCTTTCG GGAGCAACGATAGTTGGTCTATCTGTTAGCATTTCTTTATCTCCAGATTACAAGCTGCCTCCGGCCGCTTTCGCACCGCCCCCT GCAACACAAAATAAAACTGCTGATTCGACTATTAGAAAAGCCGAGGATGTTGTTACCGGCATGCTTGCTAAGGGCTTCATCTTAGGCAAAGATACAATCAACAAGGCAAAAACCTTTGACGAGAAGCACCAATTAACATCAACAGCCTCAGCAAAAGTTGCATCTTTCGACAAGAAAATTGGGTTCACCGAGAAGATACAGGCTGGCACTACCGTTATTACCgacaaagtaaaagaaatggATCAAAAGTTCCTCGTTTCGGAGAAAACAAAATCCGCATTTGCCACTGCTGAGCAAAAGGTCAGCGGTGCAGGATCCGCCATTATGAAGAACAAGTACATATCCGCCGGAGCTACATGGGTAACGGATGCTTTCAATAAGGTTGCAAAAGCAGCGGGAGACGTTGGCCAgaagacaaaagaaaaagtggGAGCAGCTGAAGAAGAACGAAAACGGAAAGTGGTTGATGACTTTGCGCAGATTCATTTATCCGAGTCCCCGAAAGATTCTGCCTCGAGTAAACAACCATCTAAGCCTGCACCTGCACAAGGTTTGATCCTTTGA
- the LOC105789372 gene encoding binding partner of ACD11 1 isoform X2, with the protein MQRGDEVSQIAYITFKDLQGAETAVLLSGATIVGLSVSISLSPDYKLPPAAFAPPPATQNKTADSTIRKAEDVVTGMLAKGFILGKDTINKAKTFDEKHQLTSTASAKVASFDKKIGFTEKIQAGTTVITDKVKEMDQKFLVSEKTKSAFATAEQKVSGAGSAIMKNKYISAGATWVTDAFNKVAKAAGDVGQKTKEKVGAAEEERKRKVVDDFAQIHLSESPKDSASSKQPSKPAPAQGLIL; encoded by the exons ATGCAGAG AGGTGATGAAGTGTCTCAAATTGCATATATTACTTTCAAGGATTTGCAAGGAGCAGAGACCGCTGTTCTTCTTTCG GGAGCAACGATAGTTGGTCTATCTGTTAGCATTTCTTTATCTCCAGATTACAAGCTGCCTCCGGCCGCTTTCGCACCGCCCCCT GCAACACAAAATAAAACTGCTGATTCGACTATTAGAAAAGCCGAGGATGTTGTTACCGGCATGCTTGCTAAGGGCTTCATCTTAGGCAAAGATACAATCAACAAGGCAAAAACCTTTGACGAGAAGCACCAATTAACATCAACAGCCTCAGCAAAAGTTGCATCTTTCGACAAGAAAATTGGGTTCACCGAGAAGATACAGGCTGGCACTACCGTTATTACCgacaaagtaaaagaaatggATCAAAAGTTCCTCGTTTCGGAGAAAACAAAATCCGCATTTGCCACTGCTGAGCAAAAGGTCAGCGGTGCAGGATCCGCCATTATGAAGAACAAGTACATATCCGCCGGAGCTACATGGGTAACGGATGCTTTCAATAAGGTTGCAAAAGCAGCGGGAGACGTTGGCCAgaagacaaaagaaaaagtggGAGCAGCTGAAGAAGAACGAAAACGGAAAGTGGTTGATGACTTTGCGCAGATTCATTTATCCGAGTCCCCGAAAGATTCTGCCTCGAGTAAACAACCATCTAAGCCTGCACCTGCACAAGGTTTGATCCTTTGA